Proteins encoded within one genomic window of Companilactobacillus sp.:
- a CDS encoding DHA2 family efflux MFS transporter permease subunit, whose amino-acid sequence METVRNVDTHGNTYNRTFLILSVLLGGFMTVLTETLLNNGLPAIERSFGISTSTVQWLSTGYLLVIGIMVPISATLLYKFKSKSLYLSSILIFLIGTSTAYLAPNFSILLIGRLIQAVSVGIIMPFMQNIMVMIFPPEKRGMAMGLTGIVVALAPAIGPTLSGWIVDNATWRDLFGILIPVSILVIVLAYFGMRDIVETTNPKLDLISVLESTVGFGGILLGFSIIGSGNLIVSLSALVVGAIGITLLIRRQLKIKIPMLDMKVFKSSIFTRTTWLSSIANMSLLGMQLLVPLYLQSVFQTSALTAGLVMLPGALMMGIVNPLAGNLFDKYGIKKLAITGFSIFTVATIGFLLIDPNTSLVLVSILYAVWMIGISLVAMQLATAGINDLAPNLVAHGNAINTMARQIAAAIATALLVSISSIGAKAMVASGTIGAELFGYRLAYLTVVIISVIGLIGTFKLKNNQSREA is encoded by the coding sequence GACAGAAACCTTACTCAATAATGGATTGCCTGCGATTGAAAGAAGCTTTGGAATTAGTACTTCAACAGTACAATGGCTATCTACCGGCTATTTATTGGTAATTGGAATTATGGTGCCAATTTCTGCAACTTTGCTATATAAATTTAAATCAAAAAGTTTATATCTTAGTTCTATTTTGATTTTTTTGATAGGGACTAGTACTGCTTATCTTGCACCAAACTTCTCCATATTATTAATTGGTCGTTTGATTCAAGCAGTTAGTGTCGGGATTATCATGCCATTCATGCAAAATATTATGGTCATGATTTTCCCTCCAGAAAAACGTGGTATGGCGATGGGGTTAACAGGAATCGTAGTGGCACTTGCTCCAGCAATCGGACCAACTCTTTCAGGCTGGATCGTTGATAATGCAACATGGCGTGACCTGTTTGGGATTTTGATCCCAGTTTCAATTTTAGTAATCGTTTTAGCATATTTTGGTATGAGAGATATTGTAGAAACTACTAATCCAAAATTAGATTTAATTTCGGTTTTAGAGTCGACAGTTGGTTTTGGTGGCATCCTTTTGGGATTTTCAATTATTGGTTCTGGAAATTTAATTGTTAGTTTGAGTGCGTTAGTTGTCGGAGCAATCGGTATAACGTTGTTGATCAGACGTCAGTTAAAAATAAAAATTCCAATGTTAGATATGAAAGTTTTCAAGTCGAGTATTTTTACCAGAACTACGTGGCTAAGTAGTATTGCTAATATGTCATTGTTGGGGATGCAATTATTAGTTCCTTTGTATCTTCAGTCAGTATTTCAGACTAGTGCGCTTACCGCTGGATTAGTAATGTTACCAGGAGCATTGATGATGGGTATTGTTAATCCATTGGCAGGTAATTTGTTTGATAAATATGGTATTAAAAAATTGGCTATCACAGGTTTCTCGATTTTTACAGTTGCAACAATCGGATTTCTTTTGATTGATCCAAATACTTCTTTAGTTCTAGTATCCATTTTGTATGCTGTTTGGATGATCGGTATTTCATTAGTAGCTATGCAGCTAGCAACAGCAGGAATAAATGATCTTGCTCCTAATTTAGTCGCACATGGAAATGCCATTAATACGATGGCTCGACAAATTGCTGCAGCTATTGCAACGGCGTTATTAGTTTCTATTTCTAGTATCGGTGCAAAAGCAATGGTTGCTTCTGGTACAATTGGAGCAGAACTTTTTGGTTATCGTTTAGCTTATTTAACGGTTGTTATCATTTCAGTTATCGGATTAATTGGAACTTTTAAGTTGAAGAATAATCAATCAAGAGAGGCTTAA